Part of the Zingiber officinale cultivar Zhangliang chromosome 6A, Zo_v1.1, whole genome shotgun sequence genome, AAACGTTTGACTATCTGGTCCTTGGCTCTCACTGCATACTCCTTCTAAACTTCAAGTTTCAAAGACTCCATATGAGATTCATCATCCTACAAGTAACCATAAAACAATAGTTAATAAGTCAATAAAAATTAATGCTGAGGGTATTTGCTAGGATCGTTGATGTACCAGGTGCGAGAATTGATTCAGATCTAGCAGTGTAGTAGTGCTGGGTTTAGCTGCTTCAGTTACTTTCTGATTTTTCACTTCACCAAGGGCATATAATGGTAGATTATTGCAAGCAGAAGATGATGACAATTGATTAAATTGCTTTTTGATTCCGAAAAGGGTTGTTTGTGATGGATTTTCCAAAAAGGACAGGTATTTCTTTCCAAGGATTCTGAAAAGACAAATAATCGTCTTATACTTGAAAATTTGTTAATGAAAAAAACTGTCAGAGAGAGGATAAAACAATACTTGACTTCATTCATGAGTCTTCGCTTCTTCTGTTTTATCAGTTCTAACTGTTTCTTCTTTGCTTCAGACTCCTGCAAAAAAGCAAATTAAAATCATGAAATAGAAAGTATTAGGAATTGGGAGCAATAGAAAACTAATGACAACATATCCTATGGAACAATGTAATTTGATGCCCTTCAATAATTCAATCCAAGCAGAAGAATTCAACAAGAATTTGAAACGAGAAGTGAAAAAAAGGACAGTCCGGTGCACGAGAAGTGAAGATAACAAAATTTGTTGGACAGGATTAATGTTTGAATGGCTTGAGGATTTCATCTTCTTGAACAATTCATAAAAGAAGGATTGCGTCCTGCTCTTTTGTTCCTCAAGAGAATAAAAAGAGGTTTGAGTTTCAGAGGTCCACCTCGCAAAACAATTTGTGAAGCTGATGTACTTGAAAAAAGAGTgcaaaattttgagaaaaatagcaGCCCATCCATGATCCAAGGAATGCTCATGTATATAATCAGGAATGCTCATTGTATCTGAAGTAGTTGATGATTGGAACGCGTTGATTCACTAATTGTGCTTTTTATTGCATGCATCTGTCTTTGTGGTGTTGTAGGTGCACATTAATCAGATGATGAGATGAATAACTGATTTCGTAGTTCGAATCAAAGCTAATGTATGTGCTTGAGGAACATGCCATTCTCTTTGCAATCTAGAAGTGTGCTGACTAGGTAAATAGAGCTAATAAGTCTCAGGAACATGCTTTGTCCATCTATTATTTCTAACCAACTTAAACAACAGGCCAGTTGTTGTAGAGATTTGATGAACGCTTGTCTAAGCTATTTGAAGAGCTAGAATACAATTGCTGCATAGATGATGAGATATTTAAAACAGTCCATTGAAATAAGTTCAATAAGAACATTCCACATTGCCACATCTACAACTACAAGCAATTTGGATGCACTACAGCATGTTGCTACCACAATGAAAATATTGGAGAAACAACTGCCTTGTCATATTAAAAATTGATTATGTTTCCATTCAAGACACTACCATCTGCAAACATTATTTACTTAAGTAGGTGTCCTTTTGCTCTTCATATGCATAGTCATCTCAGTCATTCCTCAGTTGCTCCCCTTCAAAATATCATATCTATTCTTCCAAAACATTGCCTTTAGATAGTGAGTCTTGCCATCTTGGAAAATGACTCTTTACCCTCATCTTACTAGCGTCCACTAGCATCCTTGCTAGCTCATTCTAATATTTGGAGCCTAATTGTTATATTAAACTAGAACTTTCAGTATTTTGTTCTGTTCTTTAATGATCATTCAACAATGACAGTATGGCATAATTAATATAATCATAGATCACTCAGAGTCATTTTCCATCTTTTGTTTTTTAAGTGGAACCTAAAAATCAATTTGGCACATTCCCTGCTATGTTCTGCAATTCTTAACTATAATGCCTGTGTTTTATCATCCACTTTTGCCACTAAATGAAAATGAATTGTACAGCAAAACCTATCTATTGTTTAGATGAAAAGGAATTGGGTAAATTATTCAATAAATTATAGGCATTTGTACTTCCATAACAGAATTCTTTCTAGCTGTTCTTTTGATGGTATTTTACAAGGTATAACACTGCTGGGATATAACTTTAAGACACATTTGTGAAGAGAGCATCAAATCCAAGATCTGGGAGAGCTAAGATACATTTTGGCACAAAGACAAAATGGTGCAAGACAATATAGTTATGTGCCAAGTTATTTACTCTTGATATTTTAGGGGAGGTTGA contains:
- the LOC121998501 gene encoding uncharacterized protein LOC121998501 → MGKKARRAIVDASPAVDCCRVGKDTIDRGRFKRQYLMQDYEELKKESEAKKKQLELIKQKKRRLMNEVKILGKKYLSFLENPSQTTLFGIKKQFNQLSSSSACNNLPLYALGEVKNQKVTEAAKPSTTTLLDLNQFSHLDDESHMESLKLEV